The Radiobacillus deserti genomic interval CACGGTCTAGCATTTCGAAAGGCTGACTTTCATGATGGTAGATGTCGCTCGATTCCTTCATAATATATACGTTAAAAATGTCCGAGATTTTTAGTAAATCATTATCTATTTTAAATTGTCTTCGAATCTGTGCTATGTCTTTTTTGTTCATTATTTCCACTCCTAAGCTGAAAACTAGAAGGTGGAGACAATAAATTATTCTCCACCTTCTAGTTTGAAAGTAGTATTCATTTTACCATAAATAAAAGTAAATTTAGTGGGGAATGTCCGTATAATCCGTCTTTGTTATTCCTCCTCTTGACTGAACTCCTCCATAATCTTATTCGAACTCTTCCTCCGATCAAAGTACCTGGAAACACGAATTTTATACTCCAAGTTCTGCTGATAATCTTCTGAAAATACACAGGCATAGAGTACGTCTAAAATGAAACAGATGGAGTCATTCAAGCTAAAGCTTCCTATTTTAGAAAATAGCCTTTCCCTGGTAGTAATTCGAAATAGACAATCTGCATATTCGGAGAGTGTATTATCTCCAATACTTGTTAATACAATAATCGGTGTTTTTCTTTTTTGTAGCATTGGGATAAGATTAATCGTATTTTTGGTTTCGCCACTATACGAAATAATAATAGCGCAAGTATCGGCGTCAGAATTTGCTGCTTCATATTCTGGATCAAGCGTGGCTAATTCTACCTTTCTACCAATTCGATTCATCTTGGATTTGAAGTCATGACAGAGAATGAGATTATTATGGATAGAAAATATTTTAATCGTTTTTGCCTTTTTTAATAATGTAGTAGCCTTTTGTAAATCGGTGGTATTAATCAATGACAAGGTGTCTGCAATGGTCATTTGATTCAATAGCGCCATCTTGTTGGCGATTGTCATAACATTATCTTGTTCCTGGAAGGGAAAGTTGGCATCAATGTCATTAAAGTGACGATTCAAGTAGTCAATTTCCTCTAGAAACGTGTCCCTTAACTCCGTCCAACCGTTATAACCAAGCTTTTTTCCTACGCGGATTAGGGTAGAAGGATGGGTATAGGTTTCGTTCGATATTTGTTTTACCGTTTTATGTTCAATCAGTTCTCTTTGTTCAAACATATAATCAATGATTGCTTGTTCAGAGGGAGAAAATAGATCCTCTTTCATTTTTTCCGTCAATAGCATAGACTTCACCACCACAGGAATTTGTAAGAACAATTTTACTACTCTAATAGTACCTTTTGTGAATGCCATTTACAAAAATTGCGTAATTTTGTAAACGAATTTGCGAATGCCAAATGATAATCTCTCTCTCATATTGAATCGCTTTCATGTTTTTTTATAATAGATTTGAAGAGGAGGAGATTGTGATGACAAAAGGTGTTAAAATCGTAACCATTGGTGGAGGAAGTAGCTACACTCCAGAATTAATGGAAGGGTTTATTAAAAGGTATGAGGAGTTACCAATAAGAGAAATTTGGCTTGTGGATATAGAAGAAGGACAAGAAAAGCTGAATATTGTAGGGGAAATGGCTCAGCGTATGTGGGATGCTTCTCCTTACGATGTGAAAGTTCACTTAACGTTAGATAGAAGAGAAGCATTGAAGGATGCGGACTTTGTTACAACTCAATTCCGAGTGGGATTATTAGACGCTCGTGTTAAGGATGAGAGGGTTCCATTGTCCTATGGGATGGCAGGTCAAGAAACGAATGGGGCTGGTGGAATCTTTAAGGCACTAAGAACGAT includes:
- a CDS encoding MurR/RpiR family transcriptional regulator, producing MLLTEKMKEDLFSPSEQAIIDYMFEQRELIEHKTVKQISNETYTHPSTLIRVGKKLGYNGWTELRDTFLEEIDYLNRHFNDIDANFPFQEQDNVMTIANKMALLNQMTIADTLSLINTTDLQKATTLLKKAKTIKIFSIHNNLILCHDFKSKMNRIGRKVELATLDPEYEAANSDADTCAIIISYSGETKNTINLIPMLQKRKTPIIVLTSIGDNTLSEYADCLFRITTRERLFSKIGSFSLNDSICFILDVLYACVFSEDYQQNLEYKIRVSRYFDRRKSSNKIMEEFSQEEE